In Oncorhynchus tshawytscha isolate Ot180627B linkage group LG01, Otsh_v2.0, whole genome shotgun sequence, the genomic stretch agggaatgttttaatcgttgctatgggaacgacatcttcaacgcacgttctaatgaactcgcacaccgtatcagcgtattcgtcaatgttgttgtctgacgcaatacgaaacatctcccagtccacgtgatggaagcagtcttggagtgtggagtcagcttggtcggaccagcgttggacagacctcagcgtgggagcttcttgttttagtttctgtctgtaggcagggatcaacaaaatggagtcgtggtcagcttttccgaaagggggcggggcagggccttatatgcgtcgtggaagttagagtaacaatgatccagggtctttccacccctggttgcgcaatcgatatgctgataaaatttagggagtcttgttttcagattagccttgttaaaatccccagctacaatgaatgcagcctccggataaatcgtttccagtttgcagagagttaaataaagttcgttcagagccatcgatgtgtctgcttggggggatatatacggctgtgattataatcgaagagaattctcttggtagataatgcggtctacatttgattgtgaggaattctaaatcaggtgaacagaaggatttgagttcctgtatgtttctttcatcacaccatgtcacgttggccataagacatacgcccccgcccgtcttcttaccagaaagatgtttgtttctgtcggcgcgatgcgtggagaaacccgctggctgcaccgcttcggatagcgtctctccagttagccatgtttccgtgaagcagagaacgttacagtctctgatgtccctctggaatgctacccttgctcggatttcatcaaccttgttgtcaagagactggacattggcaagaagaatgctagggagtggtgcacgatgtgcccgtctccggagtctgaccagaagaccgcttcgtttccctctttttctgagtcgttttttttttttggtcgctgcatgtgatccactcggttacactggttgtaaggcagaacacaggatccgcatcgcgaaaaacatattcttggtcgtactgatggtgagttgacgctgatcttatattcagtagttcttctcggctgtatgtaaagaaacctaagatgacctggggtactagtgtaagaaataacacgtaaaaaaacaaaaaactgcatagtttcctaggaacgcgaagcgaggcggccatctctgtcggcgccggaagtacatacaaccatgtgtatgtgacaaataaaatttgatttgattttgatttgatttaatgtgcCTCAGGTCGGGAGGGGACAGGTGACGTCTCTGTTTTCACCTTTGAAATAAAACCACCCTCATTCAATGTTGGTACTATAATGACAATACTATTGAGACTGTAATTGACTTGCCTAATGTTAAGTGAAAATATTTATATTATGAGTGAATTTTGTTTTGCAGGGAGTCTGTTTAGATGTTCCAGCTGACAAAGTAAAGGAGTACCAAGTAAGTAGAAAGCAGAGATACCTTTCCTCTTAACTGTGAGCAATTGGACACATGTAAAAGGCTTGGTGTAAAGTGATTCAAAGCTAAGAGGAGCAATTATCCAAGCCCTTTTTTCAAACTGAATTTTCATCGTGTGCAGTTTGGAGTATTATTTCCCCAGCCGTACTGTCAAGCTTTGAATGAGTGATGCTACTCCTCAAATTTCACAACAAAAGCAATCCCTCCTTCACAAAACAAAAAACGTAGATAATGTGGTTAGTAACACAGAGACACTATGGTACTTGTGGTGACCACTCCAGTTTTATTTTCCTCAGGATGCATGGCAGGATGGTAGGCGTTGGCAGCTGTCAATCGCCACAGAGCTCCCTGAGCTGGAGGAGAAACAGCGCATGGGTGGTGACCGTGGATACGGACGCTCGTTCAGTGGACGTGGTGGTGGAGGACGAGGGGGTGGCCATGGCTTCAGAAatggcggcggtggtggtggcaactggagaggaggtggaggcagTCATAAACACAGCTTCAGCAGTGCATTTGATTATTAACCACAGACTTCCCGTTCTCTGGACTAAtgacatggctgtctgtttcctGCACAGCAAGCTGGTGGTTTTTACTGGTGTTTGAGACTGGCCATCCCTGGCTAACCCTGTGCCCGAAAGTACATCCCCAAAATATGTATGAGCTGATTGCTTTGCAATTATATATTTCACTATCTCTACTTGATAAACTCATtcattggaatgagatgttttttCATTATGGGTGGTCTGAGGAATTAAATGGTTGTCtgctctatttttttttttttttgtacctgCTCCTTTTTATCCTAAAGAAAGAAATTCCTCCATGGACATTGCTTCATGCATCTCAAAGGGCATTTCCTGAGATACTGTGCTAATACTCTCAATTTAAGTTTGTAGTTATAATGAAAACAACTTTAAACATATAGGCCTTTTGTCAATTTAAGTTTAATAAAAGGCAAACATTTTAAGAGAAAAAAATCTATTCTACAATGACAGTTCAGCTTAATGTGATTAACTCAGTttttaatgtactgtatgtgctctCAACTGCTTGGTCAGAGTCTTACAGTTCATCTGAATACAGCATTATAGAATTGGGCTTTCCTTGGAAGAAAAATGTCTCCACCTTTTTCAGGGATTTTAGCATGGCAGTCTGTTAGATGCATGTTGCTCCCACTCGTCTTATAGAAGTGGTCTTTgctgtgcactgtgtgtgtagcAATCGGTCTGTACGGGATACCCCAAGTAATCCATATCCTCACCTGTAGAGTGGAGGATAAACATATTGAGAAGAATTTCCCACCCAAAAAAGTTAACCATATCTGAGGAAATTATTTGAAAAAGTTGTCCGTTTAGAGAGTAAAGAGAAAGTAGGCAGTAGCCAAGTGTCTTACAGTAACAGTCCACCCAGCCGGTGGCTGCTGCCCTCCAGCTTCTGTTTTCATTAGACTGGCTCCAGTGCTCTATGGTTTTTAGGTGATCAACTATCTGCAGGAGCACATATCACTGGTTTAAAATTGTAGATGCATGGAATGTCATTTTAATTTGTGTACATATATTAGCCATATTAACGAACTTACAAATGACAATTCTGAAATCACAGAAACTTCAACTGCTAGTTTACCTTGAATACAGCCTCTGCTTGCTCATTGTCGTCAGTGGTAGTATCAGATCTTTCTGTGTACGTAAAAATAAGGCCATGCATAAAGTTATTTCTAGAAAGAAAAAAAGTAATGCGCTTGAACTACTTTTGTATGTACATACATTGGCACTTAACTATATACATAGCAGCTCTTACCATGCACTTCAGGTGTTAAGGATGACTGGTGAGAGTAGGACTGTTCTGGTGACTGTTCATCCTTTATGGTGTTGTAGGGAGGGTAATTGTCATTGACATGAAATATACCAGGGCTGTGACTGGCCTGCCCACCTCTATACTTCAGGAAAACCTCTATGGAAACAGAGGTGACTGATGCTTAATTACACATTGAATTTGACAGACGGCTTGATACCAAGAGAACCCAATCCATTGATCAACACGCCATAAGAGAATGCAGGACAGTGACTTTCTGCCAATACACTGTAGTTAGTTGTCCCTACCTGCAAATCTATCCAGTGGCGCACAAGAACCTGCGTGAGTTTCTGAGAGGGAGATCAGACTTTGTTTTATGGCAACATCTGACTCCTTTAGTCCTAGACAGCAACAAAGTAAATGGCAGCAAATAACACGACTGTCATTATTATCACTGGGCTATATTCCGTCATTGAGATGTTTACTCTTGATAGCTTTCTAAAGCTACTCACCTTTTCTTTGTTTGGTCATTTTAATAACAGGCAGCATCATGTAAACCCTGAAAGCATTACTGCCCTTCTTGATGCTCTTGTCTTGTAGCTCTTTCACATCGGGTAAAGAGTTCAGGGCACATCGGAAGTTGGCTTTCCATGTCTTCGGATCAGGCTTGTCTATTCCAGGTTTGTATCTGCCTTGAACCAAAGGGATAAAATGAATTAATCTAAGGAAAACTGAACGGTGTCATTTTAAATACAAGCAAGGATGAGCAAGTATTGTTTTATCCCAAAGGTTCTCACTACTGACTTGGAAAACATGCACAAATAGGTCAATTTGTTGCCCTTGTCAgtacagatttttttttcagCAATTGATAAAATCATCCATATTTACAACAATGGAAATGGATTTTCCCATCCATAGATCTGAATACATCATAAAAATTGAGTTTGACTTGTGTGACGTGTTTACAAGCAGATGGCTTTTCAGTGTTTCAGTTGCTATGGCCATTGAACATTGAAGATGAGAATAAGGCTCAAATCTTTGATAAGGTTTAATCCACAAGGGTGATGTAAAAATGCAGAACTCTGTTCTTTAGGTCCATGAAGTGGATATTTAGTGCTGACCTGGATGTATTATAATTTATAATATCAAGTATCAGTGACAAATATTGGAGCAAGCAAACTGATACATTTGCTGCTATTCTAACTTGCTTTAGAGATGTGACAAATGCACTTTACCAGCAACGGACCATGAGAAACTTGGGTATACATAATACCTTCATACCGTGGTGGAAGAGAGCTTTTCATGGTGCAATCAGAGAGCTTTGTCCATTGGTGTCTGAACTTGCTTCTTACCTGTGTGTATCGCCCAGTTTCGGAACAAAGTGGCGTCCTTGTCTATATTCCAACCATGTCGAGCCGCATGCTTCCAAGGAATCTGAAAAACTTGAGCTGTCTAAAGTTCAAAGCAGAGTAGTTCAAATGGTAAACCTTTTATCTTTTCATATCTGGACTGTGACAAAAGCAGTATATTCCCAAAAGAAAGAAGTGAGACTTCTATTAGAAAGGGGACTTAAATTATATTGGTTATAACCAGAAAGATATTTCACTTGAGATTTGAGACCTGTTGGATATGGACTTAAGCATTTTCTGGTGTGAGTGAAGTCTTACATAAAAATCTTGCTTATGTTAGATATTTTGTATCAGACCTAAATGCATTtaagtgtacagtataatcataCTACAAATGTACAAGAACAAAAGCAATGACAATCTGGATTATGACATTTTTGTTGTAAAATTATTTAAACATCTGAAACAATGTTTTACCTCATCACGCCAGGTGACCCCTGGGTA encodes the following:
- the LOC112253158 gene encoding interferon regulatory factor 1-like, encoding MHQGRLRLRPWLEEQIQSGKYPGVTWRDETAQVFQIPWKHAARHGWNIDKDATLFRNWAIHTGRYKPGIDKPDPKTWKANFRCALNSLPDVKELQDKSIKKGSNAFRVYMMLPVIKMTKQRKGLKESDVAIKQSLISLSETHAGSCAPLDRFAEVFLKYRGGQASHSPGIFHVNDNYPPYNTIKDEQSPEQSYSHQSSLTPEVHERSDTTTDDNEQAEAVFKIVDHLKTIEHWSQSNENRSWRAAATGWVDCYCEDMDYLGYPVQTDCYTHSAQQRPLL